The following is a genomic window from Methanobrevibacter ruminantium.
AAATAATTTTATTACTCAATTAGATTTTAGTAATGGATAAATTGTAGTTTATAAAAAAAGTTAAAAAATAGGAGTTTTAAAAGACTAAAATGGCTAAAAGACTAATAGGATAAAAGACTAAAAAGACGCTTCATATATTCTCATTAGGAAATGAGCGAGAGAAACGATATCCATACGATTATGCTCTATTATAGGGATTAAAGGGCCAATATTCTTAGTTGTTAGATATGTTCTATAGTAATCAGGTATATAAGCTCCAGGTATATCATCATCCCTTTTGATACCGAATAAATGCTCTTCTATAGTGGTTAATTTGCAATTAGGCAACTTGTCTTTCCATAAGTTGCGGGAAGGATACATTAAGTCAAAGTGGGTTTGATCAAGATTGCAATCTATCCTATATAATCTTGCTCTGTTTTTTATGAAAGGAATATCAAAATTAGCTCCATTGTATGTTACATGAACGCTGGCTTCATCAATATGTGAAAGATAGCTTTCAATAAGTGCAGGTTCCTCTTCCTTTCTTCTAAGCAAATACTGGTTGGATTCAATATAATCTCCTTTAATCTCAGCAATCCCAAGTAGAATGATTGCTGCATTTGATAATCCAAGAGTTTCAATATCCATGAATTTCAAATTAAATGGATCAAGAGAGCTTAAAGCCTTTAAAGTGCTGTTTCTGGAATTAGGATATTTATTCAATCTTTTCAGTAGATTAAACTCCTTGATGAAACAGTCATTTTCTATTTTTTCTATTAATTTTTCTGCATTTCTTGCATAAGTGGGATGATTTAACAAGTCATAAAAATTATTGTATCCATTTTCCTTAAGTTTCATTTCTTTTTGAAACCCTATTCCAGGCATTAACTTTAAATTTGAAGCCAAATCTTCCTTAATGGATTTATTTTTATTTTCTAAAGAAAAGTCTATTTTCTCTTTTCTTGTAATCTTCAAGGTTTCTCCATAGATATTTTCAATCACTTTGCTTCCTTCAATATCCAAGAAATCCCAATCATTGTATTTATGCATCAATCCAAATTTAAGATTGTTAAAATAAGTGAGAGAGCCTAGCCTACCTCTTTCATAAGCTTCTTTAGAGGGATTTGCAGAAGATAATGAATTTGATAGAATTTTCTCCAGATATGCTTCATGCTCTTCTCTACGTGATGTCATAGTATCTTAGAAATTTATATGGAATGTAATGTAGGTATATGGCAATTCACAGCAAGGAACAACATCTCTTGAATTAATGACGACTTTTCCAAACTTAGCCAAGTATGATTCAATCTCTGCTCTGACTGCTTTGACTTTATTTGGATCATGAACCCTCACATTTCCTAAAAAACTGGTTCCTTTAGTTGTTTTCATAATTGAAAGCCCATCCATTCTATAAGGAAGTTCATGTTTTTCAAGGATATTGTTGATGTCTGTATTGATTTGCTCTTTAACTTCATTTTTATTTTCATCAGTGATTTCCATAATATCACCTTCATAACCCTTTTATAAAGTTTTATAAACTTTTTATAAACATTATATATTATTTCTTATTTTTATTTGTTTTCAATGTTTCAATTCAAGCAAGAATTCATTAGCGTCCTCATGTCCAGAATCAATTGAAATAGCTTTTTTCACAAAAGATAAAGCCCCTAACTTATCATCTTGCTCATAAAGTATTTTTCCAATGAGATAATATGCGTCTGCACTATCTTTCTTGATTAGTATATTGGTTAATATATCTTTAGCAATGCTATAGTTTCCCTTATTGAACTCTTCAAGGGCATCAGCATATGCCTCATCTAAAGGATCTATCTCTTCATTTTCCTCATTTTCCACCATCTCTTCATCGATAGGCTCATTAGAATTTTCTATATCCCTACTTCTCTTATCTTTTTGGTTATAATATGTTTCATTATAGGATATATTATCCTCTAAATTCTGATTTTCCAATGCAGATAATTCCTCTGGAGATAACTTATTCATCTCTTCCCACATATAATCCAAAATGAACTCAGTAGCTTTCTTATGCAATGGCTTGTTATCATTTCCACATTTAGGAGAGTATATACAGGAAGGGCAACCGTTTTCACATTCGCATGTCTTTAGAAGATTCCTTGTAGAATTGGTTAATTTGCTGAATACATCAATTGCCTTTTCACAAATACCAATTCCTCCTTCATATGCATCGTAAATGAAAATTGAAGCTTCTTGAGTGTCTTCATGATAATTGGTTGAAAGTCCGCCAATATCAAATCTATCACACATCACATGAAGTGGGAACAGTCCTATCAAAGCATGTTCTGCACCGTGAAGGCCTCCTTCATAGACTTCGCTTTCATTCTTAAATCTCTCTTCCAATGTCTCTTTGACACTGTTTGGAATTGTAAACCACAATCCTTTTGTCTTGAATTTCAATGGAGGCAAGTCTAGAATGTATGTTCCAATTGTCTTTGAAAATTCCATTCTCTTGTATTTATAATAGTCTTCCTCTACTTCAAGCTCTCCATAATGAACAGTAAAGTCTCCAATCTTGACCTTTTTGATCTTTTTAATGATTTTTGTTTGAGTCCTCTTAAGTGCAATTGTATGGGCATTGACATCCCTTTTAATCACATTTATAATATGAGTGTTAAAGTCGACATCAGTTACAATATAAGTTTGGCCTTTATTGATTAAAATAGCTCCCTCATGAGCTTCCCTATACATTTGAGACCTTTCTATCTTTTCAATCAATTGATTTCCATTCATTACGCTGAATATCTCATTTGAAATCTGATCAAGCGAAAATTCAAATGCTGGATTATCATCATAAGGATAAATGTAAACTCCTGCGCTCTTTCTCAAGTCCCTGTTCTGAACGATATTGTCTATGAATTCTTCATCTACACCGAATACCTTTTCTATCTCTTCTGGAGCAAGTGGCAATTCATTTGCAGCACAAATAATATGATTATTCAATAGCTTTTCATTATTCAAATCGATTACAACGTTCTCATGAGGCTTGTCAAAGAAGAATTCTGGATTTTTCATAAAGTATTGGTCCAATTGGTTTTCAAATGCAACCAATATGACAAGGGATTTCTGATTTCCTCTACCAGATCTTCCTCCTTGCTGCCAGGTTGAAATCATGGAGCCAGGGAATCCTGAAATGATTACAGCATCTAAACTGCCTACATCAATACCTAATTCAAGGGCATTTGTAGAGGTAACGCCTAAATATTTTCTTGATTTTAGGCCGTCTTCTATTTCTCTTCTGTCTTCAGCCAAATAGCCTGCCCTATAAGCTGAAATCCTATCCACATACCTCTTTTTAGTATGCTCCATATCCCTTTTTGTCCATAATGCAATCAATTCTGCAATCTTTCTGCTTGATGTGAAGCATAATGTTTGTATGTCTTTAAGCAGCAAATAAAGGAAAATCCTTTCAGTTTCCTGGTGAATGGATAGATTTTCATCATCAGAATGAACGGGCAATTTTTTATATGGATTGTATAGAATAAAGTCTTTCTCACCGCTTGGAGAGCTATCCTCATCAATCAATTCAAATTCCTCTCCAGTTAACTTTTCTGCAAGCTCTAAAGGATTAGCAAGTGTTGCTGAAGACAATATGAATTTAGGATTGGATCCATAGAAATTAGCAATTCTCTTCAACCTTCTAATTAGGAATGCAACGTTTGAACCGAATATCCCCTTATAGTAATGGGCTTCATCAATAACAATATACTTTAGATTTGAATAGAAACGTTTCCATTGATGATGCCATTGCAAGATCAAATGAATTTGATATGGGTTTGTAAGAATAACTCTTGATTCCTGCCTAATTTTATACCTTTTAGCCTTTGGTGTGTCTCCATCATAAGGATTTGGATTAATGTCAAGGTCTAGTTTCTCATCAAATTTCCTTAAAACCTTTAATTGGTCATAAGATAATGCCTTAGCAGGATAAATGTATAATGCACAAGCGTCATTATCCTTAATGAGTTCTTCCAATACAGGTAAATTGAAGGATAATGTCTTTCCACTTGCAGTTGGTGTTGTAATGATTATGTTCTTGTCTTCTCTTGACTTTTCAATA
Proteins encoded in this region:
- a CDS encoding ribonuclease H-like domain-containing protein: MTSRREEHEAYLEKILSNSLSSANPSKEAYERGRLGSLTYFNNLKFGLMHKYNDWDFLDIEGSKVIENIYGETLKITRKEKIDFSLENKNKSIKEDLASNLKLMPGIGFQKEMKLKENGYNNFYDLLNHPTYARNAEKLIEKIENDCFIKEFNLLKRLNKYPNSRNSTLKALSSLDPFNLKFMDIETLGLSNAAIILLGIAEIKGDYIESNQYLLRRKEEEPALIESYLSHIDEASVHVTYNGANFDIPFIKNRARLYRIDCNLDQTHFDLMYPSRNLWKDKLPNCKLTTIEEHLFGIKRDDDIPGAYIPDYYRTYLTTKNIGPLIPIIEHNRMDIVSLAHFLMRIYEASF
- a CDS encoding DEAD/DEAH box helicase; amino-acid sequence: MTNMAKDKDEMENIDKFKNDIRFRKKIEHVETIPAKEASYKKVDKLEKKILNYLEEKEIKLYKHQALAIEKSREDKNIIITTPTASGKTLSFNLPVLEELIKDNDACALYIYPAKALSYDQLKVLRKFDEKLDLDINPNPYDGDTPKAKRYKIRQESRVILTNPYQIHLILQWHHQWKRFYSNLKYIVIDEAHYYKGIFGSNVAFLIRRLKRIANFYGSNPKFILSSATLANPLELAEKLTGEEFELIDEDSSPSGEKDFILYNPYKKLPVHSDDENLSIHQETERIFLYLLLKDIQTLCFTSSRKIAELIALWTKRDMEHTKKRYVDRISAYRAGYLAEDRREIEDGLKSRKYLGVTSTNALELGIDVGSLDAVIISGFPGSMISTWQQGGRSGRGNQKSLVILVAFENQLDQYFMKNPEFFFDKPHENVVIDLNNEKLLNNHIICAANELPLAPEEIEKVFGVDEEFIDNIVQNRDLRKSAGVYIYPYDDNPAFEFSLDQISNEIFSVMNGNQLIEKIERSQMYREAHEGAILINKGQTYIVTDVDFNTHIINVIKRDVNAHTIALKRTQTKIIKKIKKVKIGDFTVHYGELEVEEDYYKYKRMEFSKTIGTYILDLPPLKFKTKGLWFTIPNSVKETLEERFKNESEVYEGGLHGAEHALIGLFPLHVMCDRFDIGGLSTNYHEDTQEASIFIYDAYEGGIGICEKAIDVFSKLTNSTRNLLKTCECENGCPSCIYSPKCGNDNKPLHKKATEFILDYMWEEMNKLSPEELSALENQNLEDNISYNETYYNQKDKRSRDIENSNEPIDEEMVENEENEEIDPLDEAYADALEEFNKGNYSIAKDILTNILIKKDSADAYYLIGKILYEQDDKLGALSFVKKAISIDSGHEDANEFLLELKH